Proteins from a single region of Salipiger sp. H15:
- the recA gene encoding recombinase RecA has product MATADLLTMDSKRNADRQKALDSALAQIERQFGKGSIMKLGGDNALRDIEATSTGSLGLDIALGIGGLPKGRIVEIYGPESSGKTTLTLHVVAEEQKKGGVCAFVDAEHALDPQYAKKLGVDLEELLISQPDTGEQALEITDTLVRSGAVSLVVVDSVAALTPKSELEGDMGDSSVGVHARLMSQAMRKLTASISRSNCMVIFINQIRMKIGVMFGSPETTTGGNALKFYSSVRLDIRRIGSIKDRDEVVGNQTRVKVVKNKVAPPFKQVEFDIMYGEGISKTGELLDLGVKAGVVDKSGAWYSYGDERIGQGRENAKTFLKENRQIANEIEDKIRAAHGLDFHMSEDDGDVTED; this is encoded by the coding sequence ATGGCAACGGCAGATCTTCTGACAATGGACAGCAAGCGAAACGCGGACCGGCAAAAGGCACTCGACTCCGCGCTGGCCCAGATCGAGCGTCAGTTCGGCAAGGGCTCGATCATGAAGCTGGGCGGCGACAACGCCCTGCGCGACATCGAGGCAACCTCCACCGGCTCGCTCGGGCTCGACATCGCGCTTGGCATCGGCGGCCTGCCCAAGGGCCGGATCGTCGAGATCTATGGCCCCGAGAGCTCGGGCAAGACCACGCTGACGCTGCATGTCGTCGCCGAGGAACAGAAGAAGGGCGGCGTCTGCGCCTTCGTCGACGCGGAACACGCGCTCGACCCGCAATATGCCAAGAAGCTCGGCGTCGACCTCGAGGAGCTGCTGATCTCGCAGCCCGACACCGGCGAGCAGGCGCTCGAGATCACCGACACCCTGGTGCGCTCCGGCGCGGTCAGCCTCGTGGTGGTCGACTCGGTCGCCGCGCTGACCCCCAAGAGCGAGCTCGAGGGTGACATGGGCGACAGCTCGGTCGGCGTGCACGCGCGCCTGATGAGCCAGGCGATGCGCAAGCTCACCGCCTCGATCAGCCGCTCGAACTGCATGGTGATCTTCATCAACCAGATCCGCATGAAGATCGGCGTCATGTTCGGCTCGCCCGAGACCACCACGGGCGGCAACGCGCTGAAGTTCTACAGCTCCGTGCGGCTCGACATCCGCCGCATCGGCTCGATCAAGGACCGCGACGAGGTGGTCGGCAACCAGACCCGCGTCAAGGTGGTGAAGAACAAGGTGGCGCCGCCCTTCAAGCAGGTCGAGTTCGACATCATGTACGGCGAGGGCATCTCGAAGACCGGCGAGCTGCTGGATCTCGGGGTGAAGGCCGGCGTGGTCGACAAGTCCGGCGCCTGGTATTCCTACGGTGACGAACGCATCGGCCAGGGGCGCGAGAACGCCAAGACCTTCCTCAAGGAGAACAGGCAGATCGCCAACGAGATCGAGGACAAGATCCGCGCGGCGCACGGGCTCGACTTCCACATGTCCGAGGATGACGGGGACGTCACCGAGGATTGA
- a CDS encoding iron-sulfur cluster assembly accessory protein has protein sequence MNLPPKVTDRAYERLAEIGAGAQGKALRVAVEGGGCSGFQYEIKLDDAAEDDLVLERAGERVVVDSVSLPFLADAVIDFSEELIGARFIIENPNATSSCGCGTSFSI, from the coding sequence ATGAACCTGCCCCCGAAAGTGACTGACCGCGCCTACGAGCGCCTTGCCGAGATCGGAGCCGGCGCGCAGGGCAAGGCGCTGCGCGTGGCCGTCGAGGGCGGCGGCTGCTCGGGCTTCCAGTACGAGATCAAGCTCGACGACGCCGCCGAGGACGACCTCGTGCTCGAGCGCGCGGGCGAGCGCGTGGTGGTCGACAGCGTCTCGCTGCCCTTCCTCGCCGACGCGGTGATCGACTTCTCCGAGGAGCTGATCGGCGCGCGCTTCATCATCGAGAACCCGAACGCCACCAGTTCCTGCGGCTGCGGCACCAGCTTCTCGATCTGA
- a CDS encoding deoxyguanosinetriphosphate triphosphohydrolase yields the protein MEPYSCDPNGARPRRVAEEESAFRSCFQRDRDRIIHSSAFRRLKHKTQVFVEHEGDFYRTRLTHSIEVAQVARTMAGALGLNTDLTEAVALAHDLGHTPFGHTGEDAMHALMAPYGGFDHNAQALRIVTRLECHYAEFDGLNLTWDTLEGIAKHNGPLLPLKPGETLPLALAEYNAEHDLELHTHASGEAQVAAIADDVAYNNHDLQDGLRAGLFTEEEIAELPLIKPAYAEVDRLYPQLDAYRRRHEALRRVFGYMVSDVIDTSRARLQAADPQSCDDIRGLGHPVVAFSDGMYQELKQVRSFLFTRMYRAPSVVVIREKVTQALMELFPIYMENPLLLPARWHATDPKSETELARMVADYVAGMTDRFALLQHAKLTGTDILHDAR from the coding sequence ATGGAACCCTATTCCTGCGACCCGAATGGTGCGCGCCCCCGCCGCGTGGCGGAGGAGGAGAGCGCCTTCCGCTCCTGCTTCCAGCGCGACCGCGACCGGATCATCCACAGCTCGGCCTTCCGTAGGCTCAAGCACAAGACGCAGGTCTTCGTCGAGCACGAGGGCGATTTCTACCGCACCCGTCTCACCCACAGCATCGAGGTGGCGCAGGTGGCGCGTACGATGGCCGGGGCGCTGGGGCTCAACACCGACCTCACCGAGGCGGTGGCGCTCGCGCATGACCTCGGCCACACGCCCTTCGGCCATACCGGCGAGGACGCGATGCACGCGCTGATGGCGCCCTACGGCGGGTTCGACCACAACGCGCAGGCGCTGCGCATCGTCACCCGGCTCGAGTGCCACTACGCTGAGTTCGACGGGCTCAACCTCACCTGGGACACGCTCGAGGGGATCGCCAAGCACAACGGCCCGCTCCTGCCGCTGAAGCCGGGCGAGACGCTGCCGCTGGCGCTCGCCGAGTACAACGCCGAGCACGATCTCGAGCTGCACACCCATGCCAGCGGCGAGGCGCAGGTCGCGGCCATCGCCGACGACGTGGCCTACAACAACCACGACCTGCAGGACGGGCTGCGCGCCGGGCTCTTCACCGAGGAAGAGATCGCCGAGCTGCCGCTGATCAAGCCCGCCTATGCCGAGGTCGACCGGCTCTATCCGCAGCTCGACGCCTACCGCCGCCGCCACGAGGCGCTGCGCCGGGTCTTCGGCTATATGGTCAGCGACGTGATCGACACCAGCCGCGCCCGGCTGCAGGCGGCGGATCCGCAGAGCTGCGACGACATCCGCGGGCTCGGCCACCCGGTCGTCGCCTTCTCGGACGGCATGTACCAGGAGCTGAAGCAGGTGCGCAGCTTCCTCTTCACCCGCATGTACCGCGCGCCCTCGGTGGTGGTGATCCGCGAGAAGGTGACGCAGGCGCTGATGGAGCTCTTCCCGATCTACATGGAGAACCCGCTGCTGCTGCCGGCGCGCTGGCATGCGACCGATCCCAAGAGCGAGACCGAGCTCGCGCGCATGGTGGCCGATTACGTCGCCGGCATGACCGACCGCTTCGCGCTCCTGCAGCACGCCAAGCTCACCGGCACCGACATCCTGCACGACGCGCGCTGA
- a CDS encoding sodium:proton antiporter — translation MTGPESGGIDPLLGFALVGALGVGSQWLAWRMKLPAIVVMLVAGLVIGPGLGVLDPHEDFGALMEPMLAIAVAIILFEGGLTLNFHGLRDARLGVRRLIFLGAPLGWLASAAALHWVAGLGWESAAVFGGIMIVTGPTVIAPLLRQARLKHRPAALLQWEAIVNDPVGALAAVLAFEVVSVLVDAASVGEAMVDMIVGILAAAALGVLGGWGLAQAFKRGKVPEYMKVPVLFVSMLVVFALADSVLHESGLLAVTLMGVWIANAGLPSYEEMRRFKEHATILLVSGVFILLAANMSRDMLLSLDWRALAFVLSVILLARPLPVLVALLGTNVPWKERLMVAFTGPRGVVLVAVAGLFAQRLVSLGIEDAARIPALAFALVAATVVLHGFTLAPMARALGQTATETPGVLITGGSRWSVALGLALKKLELPVLIADPNHAHLRDARDAGLDTFFGDILSEAAEHRLDLVSYESLIAATDNDAYNTLVATDLAPDFGREHIFQLKRARDASSRHALPATLGGRRFGPDESYEEANARIAEGWEFRVSRLTEEFTMEDWREKNPQATIVADLGPNGSFRLLGPDDTPKEADGVRLVVLAPKREERAEGRRDEAGNDTLKAAAAG, via the coding sequence ATGACCGGACCGGAATCGGGCGGGATCGACCCGCTGCTGGGCTTTGCCCTTGTGGGGGCGCTTGGCGTCGGCTCGCAATGGCTGGCCTGGCGGATGAAGCTGCCGGCGATCGTGGTCATGCTGGTGGCGGGTCTGGTGATCGGGCCGGGGCTCGGCGTGCTCGACCCGCACGAGGATTTCGGCGCGCTGATGGAGCCGATGCTGGCCATCGCCGTGGCGATCATCCTCTTCGAGGGCGGGCTCACGCTCAATTTCCACGGGCTGCGCGACGCGCGGCTGGGGGTGCGGCGGCTGATCTTCCTCGGCGCGCCGCTGGGGTGGCTCGCCTCGGCCGCGGCGCTGCACTGGGTGGCGGGGCTCGGCTGGGAGAGCGCGGCGGTCTTCGGCGGCATCATGATCGTGACCGGGCCGACGGTGATCGCGCCGCTGCTGCGGCAGGCGCGGCTCAAGCACCGCCCGGCGGCGCTGCTGCAATGGGAGGCGATCGTCAACGACCCCGTCGGCGCGCTGGCCGCGGTGCTGGCCTTCGAGGTGGTCTCGGTGCTGGTCGACGCGGCCTCGGTCGGCGAGGCGATGGTCGACATGATCGTCGGCATCCTCGCGGCGGCGGCGCTCGGCGTGCTCGGCGGCTGGGGGCTGGCGCAGGCGTTCAAGCGCGGCAAGGTGCCGGAATACATGAAGGTGCCGGTGCTTTTCGTGTCGATGCTGGTGGTCTTCGCGCTGGCCGACTCGGTGCTGCATGAAAGCGGGCTGCTGGCGGTCACGCTGATGGGTGTCTGGATCGCCAACGCCGGCCTGCCGAGCTACGAGGAGATGCGCCGCTTCAAGGAACACGCGACGATCCTGCTGGTCTCGGGTGTCTTCATCCTGCTGGCGGCGAACATGAGCCGGGACATGCTGCTCTCGCTCGACTGGCGGGCGCTGGCCTTCGTGCTGTCGGTGATCCTGCTGGCGCGGCCGCTGCCGGTGCTGGTCGCGCTTCTGGGGACCAACGTGCCGTGGAAGGAGCGGCTGATGGTCGCCTTCACCGGCCCGCGCGGCGTGGTGCTGGTGGCGGTGGCCGGGCTCTTCGCGCAGCGGCTGGTCTCGCTCGGGATCGAGGACGCGGCGCGGATCCCGGCGCTCGCCTTCGCGCTGGTGGCGGCGACGGTGGTGCTGCACGGCTTCACCCTTGCCCCCATGGCCCGGGCGCTGGGGCAGACCGCGACCGAGACGCCGGGCGTGCTGATCACCGGCGGCTCGCGCTGGTCGGTGGCGCTGGGGCTGGCGCTGAAGAAGCTCGAGCTGCCGGTGCTCATCGCCGATCCCAACCACGCGCACCTGCGCGACGCGCGCGACGCCGGGCTCGACACGTTCTTCGGCGACATCCTGTCGGAGGCGGCCGAGCACCGGCTCGACCTCGTCAGCTACGAGAGCCTCATCGCCGCGACCGACAACGACGCCTACAACACGCTGGTCGCCACCGACCTCGCGCCGGATTTCGGCCGCGAGCACATCTTCCAGCTCAAGCGCGCCCGTGACGCCTCGAGCCGCCACGCGCTGCCGGCGACGCTGGGCGGGCGGCGCTTCGGCCCCGACGAGAGCTACGAGGAGGCCAATGCCCGCATCGCCGAGGGCTGGGAATTCCGCGTCTCGCGGCTGACCGAGGAATTCACCATGGAGGATTGGCGCGAGAAGAACCCGCAGGCGACCATCGTCGCCGACCTCGGGCCCAATGGCAGCTTCCGCCTGCTGGGGCCGGACGACACGCCGAAGGAGGCCGACGGCGTGCGGCTGGTGGTGCTGGCGCCGAAGCGCGAGGAGCGCGCGGAGGGCCGGCGCGACGAGGCGGGGAATGACACGCTGAAGGCGGCGGCGGCGGGCTAG
- the argS gene encoding arginine--tRNA ligase, with translation MNLFTDIRALVLQAIEALQAEGALPAGLATAAVTVEPPRDASHGDMATNAAMVLAKPAGQKPRDIAEALAAKLAEDPRIALAEVAGPGFLNLRLDTSVWQALPAAVLKSGTDYGRSDMGQGQKVNVEYVSANPTGPMHVGHTRGAVFGDALASLLAYAGYDVTREYYINDGGAQVDVLARSVYLRYLEAHGRSVEFEAGTYPGEYLIEVGQKLKAQVGDKYVDQPESEWLEEVRNFATDEMMGMIREDLALLGVKMDHFFSEKSLYGTGKIEAAIESLTEKGLIYRGVLEPPKGKTPEDWEPREQTLFKSTEHGDDVDRPIMKSDGSWTYFAPDIAYHYDKVSRGFDMLIDVFGADHGGYVKRMKAAVSALSDGRVPLDIKLIQLVKLFKNGEEFKMSKRAGTFVTLRDVVEEVGPDVTRFVMLTRKNDASLDFDFAKAVEQSRENPVFYVQYAHARVCSVLRKAVEAGIDVSDEALAGVDLSGMTHEAELALAKKVAEWPRIVEIAAKGHEPHKVAIWLNELASDLHGLWNRGHDEPSLRFLQDDPAVSQGKIALARAVAVVISAGLGILGVTPAEEMR, from the coding sequence ATGAACCTCTTCACCGACATTCGCGCGCTTGTGCTTCAGGCGATCGAAGCGCTGCAGGCCGAAGGCGCGCTGCCCGCGGGCCTCGCCACCGCCGCCGTGACGGTGGAGCCGCCGCGAGACGCCTCGCACGGGGACATGGCCACCAATGCCGCGATGGTGCTGGCCAAGCCCGCCGGGCAGAAGCCGCGCGACATCGCCGAGGCGCTGGCCGCCAAGCTGGCCGAGGACCCGCGCATCGCGCTGGCCGAGGTCGCGGGCCCGGGCTTCCTCAACCTGCGTCTCGACACCTCGGTCTGGCAGGCGCTGCCCGCCGCGGTGCTGAAGTCGGGCACCGATTACGGCCGCTCGGACATGGGGCAGGGGCAGAAGGTCAACGTCGAATACGTCTCGGCCAACCCCACCGGCCCGATGCACGTGGGGCACACCCGCGGCGCGGTCTTCGGCGATGCGCTGGCCTCGCTGCTGGCCTATGCCGGCTATGACGTGACGCGCGAGTATTACATCAACGACGGTGGCGCGCAGGTCGACGTGCTGGCGCGCTCGGTGTACCTGCGCTACCTCGAAGCCCATGGCCGCAGCGTCGAGTTCGAGGCCGGCACCTACCCGGGCGAGTACCTGATCGAGGTCGGCCAGAAGCTGAAGGCGCAGGTCGGCGACAAGTATGTCGACCAGCCCGAGTCCGAATGGCTCGAGGAGGTGCGCAACTTCGCCACCGACGAGATGATGGGCATGATCCGCGAGGATCTGGCGCTGCTCGGCGTGAAGATGGACCACTTCTTCTCGGAGAAGTCGCTCTACGGCACGGGCAAGATCGAGGCCGCCATCGAGTCGCTGACCGAGAAGGGGCTGATCTACCGCGGCGTGCTCGAGCCGCCGAAGGGCAAGACCCCCGAAGACTGGGAGCCGCGCGAGCAGACGCTCTTCAAGTCGACCGAGCACGGTGACGACGTCGACCGCCCGATCATGAAGTCGGACGGCAGCTGGACCTATTTCGCCCCCGACATCGCCTATCACTACGACAAGGTGAGCCGCGGCTTCGACATGCTGATCGACGTCTTCGGCGCCGACCACGGCGGCTACGTCAAGCGGATGAAGGCGGCGGTCTCGGCGCTGTCGGATGGCCGCGTGCCGCTCGACATCAAGCTGATCCAGCTGGTCAAGCTGTTCAAGAACGGCGAGGAATTCAAGATGTCCAAGCGGGCAGGGACCTTCGTGACCCTGCGCGACGTGGTCGAGGAGGTCGGCCCCGACGTCACCCGCTTCGTCATGCTGACCCGCAAGAACGACGCCTCGCTCGACTTCGACTTCGCCAAGGCGGTGGAGCAGAGCCGCGAGAACCCGGTGTTCTACGTGCAATACGCCCATGCCCGCGTCTGCTCGGTGCTGCGCAAGGCGGTCGAGGCCGGGATCGACGTCTCGGACGAGGCACTTGCGGGCGTCGACCTCTCGGGCATGACCCACGAGGCCGAGCTGGCGCTGGCGAAGAAGGTCGCCGAATGGCCGCGCATCGTCGAGATCGCCGCCAAGGGCCACGAGCCGCACAAGGTCGCCATCTGGCTCAACGAGCTCGCCTCGGACCTGCACGGGCTGTGGAACCGCGGCCACGACGAGCCGTCGCTGCGCTTCCTGCAGGACGATCCCGCTGTCAGCCAAGGCAAAATTGCGCTGGCACGGGCCGTCGCGGTTGTCATTTCGGCCGGTCTTGGTATCTTGGGCGTGACCCCGGCAGAAGAGATGCGCTGA
- a CDS encoding SPOR domain-containing protein, producing MADYPYDGPEAPAPTGRKAASLANWTGAAVSLALVVGIGVWGYELLVRDVNGVPVVQAMEGPMRIAPEDPGGSTADHIGLAVNAVAGTGLAEPGADRLLLAPQGIGLSDEDMPQKNLTAQTGTGEDLAPTSLSGDEELAEMDDEGGEVDPIQALADQIAANARPFGDLAPEGGELVASVTGAAPAGALIRSRRPETRPGDLLNQPVALAPAAPEPVGPSEIDSESLPAGTRLAQLGAYASADVARQEWERFSARFGEFMTGKDRVIEKASSGGRTFYRLRAAGFTDLADARRFCAAFVAENADCIPVTTR from the coding sequence ATGGCGGATTACCCCTACGACGGGCCGGAAGCACCGGCCCCGACCGGGCGGAAGGCAGCATCCCTTGCGAACTGGACTGGCGCGGCGGTATCGCTTGCGCTGGTCGTCGGCATTGGGGTGTGGGGCTACGAGCTCCTCGTGCGGGACGTGAACGGCGTGCCGGTGGTGCAGGCCATGGAAGGCCCCATGCGCATCGCGCCCGAGGATCCGGGCGGCTCGACCGCGGACCACATCGGCCTCGCGGTGAACGCCGTCGCGGGCACCGGCCTCGCCGAGCCCGGTGCCGACCGTCTGCTGCTGGCGCCGCAGGGCATCGGCCTCTCGGACGAGGACATGCCGCAGAAAAATCTCACCGCGCAGACCGGCACCGGCGAGGACCTCGCCCCGACCTCGCTTTCGGGCGACGAGGAGCTTGCCGAGATGGACGACGAGGGCGGAGAGGTCGATCCGATCCAGGCGCTTGCCGACCAGATCGCCGCCAATGCCCGCCCGTTCGGCGATCTTGCCCCCGAGGGGGGCGAACTGGTGGCCAGCGTCACCGGCGCGGCCCCCGCGGGCGCGCTGATCCGCTCTCGCCGCCCCGAGACCCGTCCCGGAGACCTGCTGAACCAGCCCGTCGCGCTGGCCCCGGCAGCTCCCGAACCCGTGGGCCCGTCCGAGATCGACTCCGAGAGCCTGCCCGCCGGCACCCGCCTCGCGCAACTCGGCGCCTATGCCAGCGCCGACGTGGCGCGGCAGGAATGGGAGCGTTTCAGCGCCCGGTTCGGCGAGTTCATGACCGGCAAGGACCGGGTGATCGAGAAGGCCAGCTCCGGCGGGCGCACCTTCTACCGCCTGCGCGCCGCGGGCTTCACCGATCTTGCCGACGCGCGCCGCTTCTGCGCCGCCTTCGTCGCCGAGAACGCCGACTGCATCCCGGTGACCACAAGGTGA
- a CDS encoding glycoside hydrolase family 3 N-terminal domain-containing protein — protein MSRFGASILAPLGPVLSEDEKRFFAEARPFGFILFARNLEDAAQIRALTADLRDAVGWHAPVFIDQEGGRVQRLRPPLATEFLPPLDEVALAGANAARAMELRFRLIAAELLALGIDGNCAPMLDVARPETHPFLRNRCYGETVEQVIAMGRAAAAGMMAGGVLPVMKHLPGHGLAQLDSHKDLPRIDAPRAELEAVDFAAFRPFADLPLAMTAHLVFEGLNTAPATVDPAMIALIRENLGFRGLLMTDDISMEALSGSLGERSAAAVAAGCDVVLHCNGKMHEMVEVVAAAGEMTEPAQARAEAALRARTVPAEIDIAALKAEREALLAGHR, from the coding sequence GTGAGCCGCTTCGGAGCCAGCATCCTCGCCCCGCTCGGACCGGTCCTGAGCGAGGACGAGAAACGTTTCTTTGCCGAGGCCCGCCCCTTCGGCTTCATCCTCTTTGCCCGCAACCTCGAGGACGCGGCGCAGATCCGCGCGCTCACCGCCGACCTGCGCGACGCCGTGGGCTGGCACGCGCCGGTCTTCATCGACCAGGAGGGCGGGCGCGTGCAGCGCCTGCGTCCGCCGCTCGCCACCGAGTTCCTGCCGCCGCTCGACGAGGTGGCGCTGGCCGGGGCGAACGCGGCGCGGGCGATGGAGCTGCGCTTCCGCCTGATCGCGGCCGAGCTTCTGGCGCTGGGGATCGACGGCAACTGCGCGCCGATGCTCGACGTCGCGCGCCCCGAGACCCATCCCTTCCTGCGCAACCGCTGCTACGGCGAGACGGTCGAGCAGGTCATCGCCATGGGCCGCGCCGCCGCGGCGGGGATGATGGCGGGCGGCGTGCTGCCGGTGATGAAGCACCTGCCGGGCCACGGGCTCGCGCAACTCGACAGCCACAAGGACCTGCCGCGCATCGATGCGCCGCGCGCCGAGCTCGAGGCGGTGGATTTCGCCGCCTTCCGCCCCTTCGCCGACCTGCCGCTGGCGATGACCGCGCACCTCGTCTTCGAGGGGCTCAACACCGCGCCCGCCACGGTCGATCCCGCGATGATCGCGCTCATCCGCGAGAACCTCGGCTTCCGCGGCCTGCTGATGACCGACGACATCTCGATGGAGGCGCTCTCGGGCAGCCTCGGCGAACGCAGCGCCGCGGCCGTTGCCGCGGGGTGCGACGTGGTGCTGCACTGCAACGGCAAGATGCACGAGATGGTCGAGGTCGTGGCCGCGGCGGGCGAGATGACCGAGCCCGCGCAGGCCCGCGCCGAGGCCGCGCTGCGCGCCCGCACCGTGCCCGCCGAGATTGACATCGCGGCGCTGAAGGCGGAACGTGAGGCCTTGCTGGCCGGGCACCGCTGA
- a CDS encoding ScpA family protein: protein MQDDAQLEFEALSVADRVAAEALIVDVEGYEGPLDLLLSLSRTQKVDLRKVSILELARQYLGFVEKAKALRIELAADYLVMAAWLAFLKSRLLLPPDPTEDGPSGEELAAHLAYQLHRLQAMRDVAARLMARDRLGRDFFARGIPEDMQRLRKVKYTASLLDLMQGYARTRTRDDFRPFVMDRHDVFTMEQALERMRGMIGYAGDWTDISRWMPDGWSADPVRWRSATAATFAASLELVKEGKAEIRQADSFAPIELRKRERPRE from the coding sequence ATGCAGGACGACGCGCAACTGGAATTCGAGGCGCTCAGCGTCGCCGACCGCGTTGCGGCCGAGGCGCTGATCGTCGACGTCGAGGGATACGAGGGTCCGCTCGACCTGCTGCTGTCGCTGTCGCGCACGCAGAAGGTGGACCTGCGCAAGGTCTCGATCCTCGAACTGGCGCGGCAATACCTCGGCTTCGTCGAGAAGGCCAAGGCGCTGCGCATCGAGCTCGCCGCCGACTACCTCGTGATGGCGGCCTGGCTCGCCTTCTTGAAATCGCGCCTGCTGCTGCCGCCCGATCCGACCGAGGACGGCCCCTCGGGCGAGGAACTCGCGGCGCACCTCGCCTACCAGCTGCACCGGCTGCAGGCGATGCGCGACGTCGCTGCGCGGCTCATGGCCCGCGACCGGCTCGGCCGCGACTTCTTTGCCCGCGGCATCCCCGAGGACATGCAGCGCCTGCGCAAGGTGAAATACACCGCCTCGCTGCTCGACCTGATGCAGGGCTACGCCCGCACCCGCACCCGCGACGATTTCCGCCCCTTCGTGATGGACCGCCATGACGTCTTCACCATGGAGCAGGCGCTCGAGCGGATGCGCGGCATGATCGGCTACGCGGGCGACTGGACCGACATTTCCCGCTGGATGCCCGACGGCTGGTCAGCCGACCCCGTGCGCTGGCGCTCGGCCACCGCCGCCACCTTCGCCGCCTCGCTCGAGCTGGTGAAGGAGGGCAAGGCCGAGATCCGGCAGGCCGACAGCTTTGCGCCCATCGAGCTGCGCAAGAGAGAGAGACCGCGTGAGTGA
- the scpB gene encoding SMC-Scp complex subunit ScpB has translation MTRAERRAATEGTESLFEAPPIGDQERMVEAILFASAEPVTVRELEERMPHGCDPAEALAYLRKRYEGRGVQLVRVGDAWAIRTAPDLGFLMQKETVETRKLSRAAIETLAIIAYHQPVTRAEIEEIRGVSVSRGTIDQLLEMEWIRFGRRKMSPGRPVTFVVTQDFLDHFGLESARDLPGLKELRAAGLLDNRPPPGIVPLGQQDEEDDEEAPGQTELFED, from the coding sequence ATGACCCGCGCCGAGCGGCGCGCCGCCACCGAGGGGACCGAGAGCCTCTTCGAGGCGCCGCCCATCGGCGACCAGGAGCGCATGGTCGAGGCCATCCTCTTTGCCTCGGCCGAGCCGGTGACCGTGCGCGAGCTCGAGGAGCGCATGCCGCATGGCTGCGATCCCGCCGAGGCGCTGGCCTACCTGCGCAAGCGCTACGAGGGCCGCGGCGTGCAGCTGGTGCGCGTGGGCGACGCCTGGGCGATCCGCACCGCCCCCGACCTCGGGTTCCTCATGCAGAAGGAAACCGTCGAGACCCGCAAACTCTCGCGCGCCGCGATCGAGACGCTGGCGATCATCGCCTACCACCAGCCGGTGACCCGCGCCGAGATCGAGGAGATCCGCGGCGTCAGCGTCTCGCGCGGGACCATCGACCAGCTGCTCGAGATGGAGTGGATCCGCTTCGGCCGCCGCAAGATGAGCCCGGGCCGGCCGGTGACCTTCGTGGTGACGCAGGATTTCCTCGACCATTTCGGCCTCGAGAGCGCCCGCGACCTGCCGGGGCTGAAGGAGCTGCGCGCCGCGGGACTGCTCGACAACCGCCCGCCACCGGGCATCGTGCCGCTCGGCCAGCAGGACGAGGAGGACGACGAGGAAGCGCCCGGCCAGACCGAGCTCTTCGAGGACTGA
- a CDS encoding DUF1236 domain-containing protein, protein MNTKKTLLLALPLVGLAAAPVSAALSASATTELNLRSGPGPQYSIEGVIPSTAEVDVKGCLAEAEWCEVSYNGTSGWAYSAYLTTPVEEEPVVLYENRDRVEVKTVTYDDTSNAAAGAGVGGAWGAAVGSLIVGGPAAVAAGAVLGAVAGAANNVEEKSVTYVETNPVEPVYLDGEVAVGAGIPQEIKVYEVPESDYSYLNVNQQSVLIDPETRRIIKIVR, encoded by the coding sequence ATGAATACCAAGAAAACGCTCCTTCTCGCGCTTCCGCTTGTCGGTCTCGCTGCCGCCCCCGTGTCCGCCGCGCTCAGCGCCTCGGCCACCACCGAACTGAACCTGCGTTCGGGCCCCGGCCCGCAATATTCCATCGAAGGCGTCATCCCCTCGACCGCCGAGGTCGACGTGAAGGGCTGCCTCGCCGAGGCCGAATGGTGCGAAGTGAGCTACAACGGCACTTCGGGCTGGGCCTATTCGGCCTACCTGACCACGCCCGTCGAGGAAGAGCCGGTCGTGCTCTACGAGAACCGTGACCGCGTCGAGGTGAAGACCGTCACCTATGACGACACCAGCAATGCCGCGGCCGGTGCCGGAGTCGGCGGGGCCTGGGGGGCCGCCGTGGGCTCGCTGATCGTCGGTGGCCCGGCCGCCGTCGCCGCGGGTGCCGTGCTGGGCGCCGTGGCCGGCGCAGCCAACAACGTCGAGGAAAAGAGCGTGACCTATGTCGAGACCAACCCGGTCGAGCCGGTCTACCTCGACGGCGAGGTCGCCGTGGGCGCGGGCATTCCGCAGGAGATCAAGGTCTACGAGGTGCCCGAGAGCGACTATTCCTACCTCAACGTGAACCAGCAGTCGGTGCTGATCGACCCCGAGACCCGCCGCATCATCAAGATCGTCCGCTAA